Proteins from one Panicum virgatum strain AP13 chromosome 7K, P.virgatum_v5, whole genome shotgun sequence genomic window:
- the LOC120639799 gene encoding uncharacterized protein LOC120639799 isoform X1, whose product MMAPKSMWLMGPCCQRKAPSSLSSRSRRLFPAPPRPPLPRAAAAASPRAAPAGPLQAATLSLSHRSRWPSFLPGRLPLRPPSPSAGIQLQLLLATASPPSPLLSCQSALTSFRADAVDRIYVGVAVAAVQVPRQLRHPPLPPAARARRRAGAGAASLPVADQRSACGSWWRRRKLLSIGQLSGGFPQLSSAPHGQLSGGFPQHRSPGFGHQPKPRALRQSDLERARNCAISLRQSRKGKKAASSGLLHTCQISPISLVLYHAH is encoded by the exons ATGATGGCCCCTAAATCAATGTGGCTAATGGGACCCTGCTGTCAGCGAAAGGCCCcgtcctccctctcctcgcgGTCGCGCCGCCTcttccctgcgccgccgcgcccgcctctcccccgcgccgccgcggccgcctcgccCCGTGCCGCGCCGGCCGGACCCCTACAAGCTGCTACCCTTTCGCTTTCCCATCGCTCTCGCTGGCCCTCTTTCCTTCCCGgtcggcttcccctccgcccgCCGTCCCCGTCTGCGGGaatccagctccagctcctcctcgccacagcctcgccgccgtccccctTGTTGAGCTGCCAGAGCGCGCTGACGAGCTTCCGCGCCGACGCCGTGGACCGCATCTACGTCGGCGTGGCCGTAGCGGCCGTGCAGGTTCCACGACAACTCCGacatcctcctctccctcccgctgctcgcgcacggcgacgcgccggtgccggcgccgcctcccttcCGGTGGCCGACCAACGCAGCGCTTGCGGAtcttggtggcggcggcggaagctccTCAGCATCGGTCAGCTCAGCGGCGGCTTCCctcagctcagctcagctccTCACGGTCAGCTCAGCGGCGGCTTCCCTCAGCATCGCAGTCCTGGATTCGGACACCAGCCG AAACCTAGAGCATTGAGACAATCAGACTTGGAGAGAGCAAGAAACTGTGCTATATCCTTGAGACAATCTAGAAAGGGCAAGAAGGCTGCAAGCTCAGGACTACTTCACACCTGCCAAATTAGTCCTATATCCTTGGTTCTGTACCATGCACATTGA
- the LOC120639926 gene encoding zinc finger protein ZAT12-like, protein MDDDVESDARPASTNGLFLLLSLSLLPTSKAVIAKGGGLHHHHRCRTCWARADGLNLLLGARPGKGAAASDVHRCHACGIVFPTGQALGGHMRRHRAAFDAAAREGTTKPVPVVVSAESSSEEVDDDAGYLSSSNLIHFI, encoded by the coding sequence ATGGACGACGACGTCGAGTCCGATGCAAGGCCGGCGAGCACAAACGGCCTCTTCCTGCTGCTCTCGCTGTCCCTCTTGCCGACGAGCAAGGCGGTGATCGCCAAGGGCGGCGGtttgcaccaccaccaccggtgCCGGACCTGCTGGGCGCGCGCCGACGGCCTCaacctcctcctcggcgcgcgCCCCGGCAAGGGCGCCGCAGCCAGCGACGTGCACCGGTGCCACGCCTGCGGCATCGTGTTCCCAACGGGGCAGGCGCTCGGCGGCCACATGCGCAGGCACAGGGCAGCGTTCGACGCCGCTGCACGGGAGGGCACCACGAAGCCGGTGCCGGTGGTCGTGTCCGCTGAGTCGTCGTCGGAGGAAGTTGATGATGACGCCGGCTACTTGTCTAGTAGCAACTTGATCCACTTCATATGA
- the LOC120639799 gene encoding uncharacterized protein LOC120639799 isoform X2: MMAPKSMWLMGPCCQRKAPSSLSSRSRRLFPAPPRPPLPRAAAAASPRAAPAGPLQAATLSLSHRSRWPSFLPGRLPLRPPSPSAGIQLQLLLATASPPSPLLSCQSALTSFRADAVDRIYVGVAVAAVQVPRQLRHPPLPPAARARRRAGAGAASLPVADQRSACGSWWRRRKLLSIGQLSGGFPQLSSAPHGQLSGGFPQHRSPGFGHQPVKTMASSRHEQHCLYKNQLKT; this comes from the exons ATGATGGCCCCTAAATCAATGTGGCTAATGGGACCCTGCTGTCAGCGAAAGGCCCcgtcctccctctcctcgcgGTCGCGCCGCCTcttccctgcgccgccgcgcccgcctctcccccgcgccgccgcggccgcctcgccCCGTGCCGCGCCGGCCGGACCCCTACAAGCTGCTACCCTTTCGCTTTCCCATCGCTCTCGCTGGCCCTCTTTCCTTCCCGgtcggcttcccctccgcccgCCGTCCCCGTCTGCGGGaatccagctccagctcctcctcgccacagcctcgccgccgtccccctTGTTGAGCTGCCAGAGCGCGCTGACGAGCTTCCGCGCCGACGCCGTGGACCGCATCTACGTCGGCGTGGCCGTAGCGGCCGTGCAGGTTCCACGACAACTCCGacatcctcctctccctcccgctgctcgcgcacggcgacgcgccggtgccggcgccgcctcccttcCGGTGGCCGACCAACGCAGCGCTTGCGGAtcttggtggcggcggcggaagctccTCAGCATCGGTCAGCTCAGCGGCGGCTTCCctcagctcagctcagctccTCACGGTCAGCTCAGCGGCGGCTTCCCTCAGCATCGCAGTCCTGGATTCGGACACCAGCCGGTAAAGACGATGGCTTCTTCTCGTCACGAGCAACATTGCTTATACAAGAACCAATTGA AAACCTAG